The proteins below come from a single Streptomyces sp. B3I8 genomic window:
- a CDS encoding immunity 49 family protein: protein MQDLAEDLEDSLSGLGQSPAGFGLAMDEALTLVQARSVLDADASKLETWEATVSAMQVGTAAFVAAQTTQGIVECRIMDAMRSIPATGPQFYTNAGNWLTNLWLVIVCRDQKRMNTMCNVPIELLRASGAHGDEYVYRWIDTLQSYWLERPGLLEKLQSTIDASYPQIATVAPRDLLQNVLYQPINLFSYFLRKDHAGFNTGLAEALELHKAYWIASEERARDLNGAIALGPLAIACLAYDAGFPIDIDSEYLPRALLERAWIGEFET, encoded by the coding sequence GTGCAGGACTTGGCCGAGGACCTGGAGGACAGCCTCAGCGGCCTTGGCCAGTCACCGGCCGGTTTCGGGCTGGCAATGGACGAGGCATTGACGCTGGTTCAGGCCCGCTCCGTGCTCGACGCCGATGCGTCGAAGCTGGAGACCTGGGAAGCTACTGTTTCCGCGATGCAGGTGGGAACAGCAGCTTTCGTAGCAGCACAGACCACTCAGGGCATCGTCGAATGCAGAATCATGGATGCGATGCGGTCCATCCCGGCAACCGGTCCGCAGTTCTACACCAATGCAGGGAACTGGCTGACCAACCTTTGGCTTGTCATCGTCTGCCGGGACCAGAAGCGCATGAACACCATGTGCAACGTTCCAATCGAGTTGCTCCGTGCATCTGGTGCGCACGGAGACGAGTACGTATATCGTTGGATAGATACCCTTCAATCATATTGGCTCGAACGCCCGGGGCTCCTCGAAAAATTGCAGTCAACCATAGATGCATCCTATCCACAGATTGCCACCGTTGCACCACGGGACCTTCTTCAGAACGTCCTCTACCAACCCATCAATCTTTTCTCCTATTTCTTGCGCAAAGACCACGCAGGATTCAACACGGGACTTGCGGAAGCTCTTGAACTGCACAAGGCCTACTGGATCGCATCCGAAGAGCGGGCTCGTGACCTGAATGGTGCCATCGCCCTCGGTCCGCTCGCCATCGCCTGTCTTGCCTACGACGCTGGGTTCCCGATCGACATCGACTCTGAATACCTCCCCAGGGCCCTCCTTGAGCGTGCCTGGATCGGCGAATTTGAGACCTAG
- a CDS encoding DUF6507 family protein — protein MSKWDIHVGTVRHVLGKTEETAGKFEGGFTAYSTGLESAAKAAGTMAPGVRPRSGTPGPVAAALQEFAQKTFDDLRYLPARAAASIGGAAKATEEYVHGDLEMAADAQHDALPDPKLPPLKTDGAGDGGKGK, from the coding sequence GTGTCCAAGTGGGATATCCATGTCGGTACCGTCCGCCATGTCCTGGGCAAGACCGAGGAGACGGCGGGGAAGTTCGAGGGCGGGTTCACCGCGTACAGCACCGGCTTGGAGAGCGCCGCCAAGGCGGCGGGGACGATGGCGCCGGGCGTGCGGCCCAGGAGCGGTACGCCGGGGCCGGTCGCCGCCGCGCTGCAGGAGTTCGCGCAGAAGACGTTCGACGACCTGCGCTACCTCCCCGCCCGCGCGGCCGCGTCGATCGGCGGGGCGGCGAAGGCCACCGAGGAGTACGTCCACGGTGACCTGGAGATGGCGGCCGACGCCCAGCACGACGCCCTCCCCGACCCGAAACTCCCTCCCCTCAAGACGGACGGGGCTGGGGACGGGGGCAAGGGCAAGTGA
- a CDS encoding VanZ family protein: MNIIGGLIGLSVAAVVLTIRHSLAWQAGTKGALITFAALLLLGSGVARPMLAFTNVDGSSLADASSGRKRAVEAAVKEAFGDHYSIGRLCEQPCGDSPCTNIIFNLHSREEGHSEDFGTGSLSWPDKKHLNVQLENSDRTTVTGYPVEGAKAHASDAAASRIAKSYAQRQYPWAMGANVSETSPVVTKAELGWVTDWRWTHNDVLMPRMLDLQVDRAGRVSQIDVTLGPTRVKLPEAKVDAEKAEVAATKAVAALLQANGNAGAEFHTPAVTVKAVEQDGHWQPNWLVNVTWSGDGKSDDSQEQAAVEMYRVNAVTGKVYDAAGQPLEAD; the protein is encoded by the coding sequence ATGAACATCATCGGCGGGTTGATCGGGCTCAGCGTTGCCGCGGTCGTGCTCACAATCCGCCACTCGCTCGCCTGGCAGGCGGGCACCAAGGGCGCCCTGATCACTTTCGCGGCACTGCTCCTCCTGGGCTCGGGAGTGGCGCGTCCGATGCTCGCCTTCACGAACGTGGACGGCAGCAGCCTCGCCGACGCAAGTTCCGGCCGGAAGCGGGCCGTTGAGGCCGCGGTCAAGGAGGCGTTCGGTGACCATTACAGTATCGGCCGACTGTGCGAGCAGCCATGTGGGGACTCACCATGCACCAACATCATTTTCAATCTGCACAGCCGTGAAGAGGGGCACTCGGAAGACTTCGGTACCGGCAGCCTTTCCTGGCCGGACAAGAAGCACCTGAACGTACAGTTGGAGAACAGCGACCGCACCACTGTAACGGGGTACCCGGTGGAGGGCGCGAAAGCTCACGCCAGCGATGCGGCAGCCTCTCGAATCGCGAAGTCGTACGCCCAACGACAGTATCCGTGGGCGATGGGTGCGAACGTGAGTGAAACATCCCCGGTGGTCACCAAGGCCGAACTCGGCTGGGTGACGGACTGGAGATGGACTCACAACGACGTTCTGATGCCCAGGATGCTGGACCTCCAGGTGGACAGGGCCGGCCGTGTGTCTCAGATTGACGTCACTCTTGGTCCGACCCGGGTGAAGCTTCCCGAAGCCAAGGTTGATGCCGAGAAGGCCGAAGTGGCAGCAACCAAGGCGGTGGCGGCACTCCTCCAGGCCAACGGAAACGCTGGCGCAGAATTCCACACCCCCGCAGTCACTGTAAAAGCTGTCGAGCAAGACGGTCACTGGCAGCCGAACTGGCTCGTGAACGTGACGTGGTCCGGTGACGGAAAGAGCGATGATTCGCAGGAACAGGCAGCGGTTGAGATGTACCGCGTGAACGCCGTGACCGGGAAGGTGTACGACGCGGCCGGGCAACCTCTCGAAGCCGACTGA
- a CDS encoding DUF6221 family protein — MSQDLVTFLHARLDEEADLARRCDGDGCGEWTAHGHSVDFCQVELSGFHPTIALHVALHDPARVLREVEAKRRVLARHALSPATGDPELPWDNRDDCQYDGETWPCDDLLDLASPYGDHPDYPRRP, encoded by the coding sequence ATGAGCCAAGACCTTGTGACGTTCCTCCACGCGCGGCTGGACGAGGAGGCCGATCTGGCCCGACGCTGCGACGGTGACGGCTGCGGGGAGTGGACCGCTCACGGGCACAGCGTCGACTTCTGCCAAGTAGAACTCTCCGGCTTCCATCCCACGATCGCCCTGCACGTCGCGCTTCACGACCCGGCTCGCGTCCTGCGGGAGGTTGAAGCCAAGCGACGCGTGCTCGCCCGCCATGCACTCAGTCCTGCCACGGGCGACCCCGAACTACCGTGGGACAACCGCGATGACTGCCAGTACGACGGTGAGACCTGGCCATGCGATGACCTGCTCGACCTCGCGTCACCTTACGGCGATCACCCTGACTACCCCCGACGGCCCTGA
- a CDS encoding ISAzo13 family transposase encodes MGRPEGIEAVLAAKFQALLPHLDERQRRLAIGAEALSLGHGGIRLVAAAAGVREGTVSRGAAELDSGQAPLGRVRRLGGGRKKAVDLDPGLRPALLALVEPDERGDPMSPLRWTTKSTRKLAAELTRQGHRVSADTVAGLLREEGFSLQANAKTIEGAQHPDRDAQFRYLNQQAREHRDADDPVISVDSKKKELIGDYKNAGQEWRPAALPVKVKTHDFPGQAEKAIPYGIYDMAANAGWVSIGNDHDTAAFAVASIRNWWQARGRHDYPRARRLLITADGGGSNGYRTRGWKTQLADLAAESGLEVTVCHLPPGTSKWNKIEHRLFSHITMNWRGRPLTSHEVMLQTIAATTSRTGLTVHAELDHGEYPTGIRISDDEIAALPITRHRFHGDWNYTLHPQRPVDAATTGSTPGNALPDRPTCLSRRALQDPELTGMTRQNLSELIDALTPAMEIQREQVLRTRRGHERLVAPGAGAKAKLTKADKVLVTVLHLRKIATMDLLGQLFNTTAMTVSRAAKDVRPLLAAQGVRVPASTARFRTPDDIARFLDPSSVKIKSTC; translated from the coding sequence ATGGGGAGACCGGAGGGGATCGAGGCCGTCCTGGCTGCGAAGTTCCAGGCGTTGCTGCCGCATCTGGATGAGCGCCAGCGTCGGCTGGCCATAGGGGCGGAGGCACTGTCGCTGGGGCATGGCGGGATCCGGCTCGTCGCTGCGGCAGCCGGGGTTCGAGAAGGCACGGTCTCCCGCGGAGCGGCCGAACTGGACTCTGGTCAGGCCCCGCTGGGGCGGGTCCGCCGGCTTGGCGGGGGTCGGAAGAAGGCCGTGGACCTTGATCCGGGGCTGCGACCGGCTCTGCTTGCGCTGGTCGAGCCCGACGAGCGCGGTGACCCGATGTCACCGCTGCGGTGGACGACGAAGTCGACGCGGAAACTGGCAGCGGAGCTCACCCGCCAGGGGCACCGGGTCTCCGCCGACACCGTCGCAGGCCTGCTGCGGGAGGAAGGCTTCAGTCTGCAGGCCAACGCCAAGACCATCGAGGGCGCTCAGCACCCCGACAGGGACGCCCAGTTCCGCTACCTCAACCAGCAGGCACGAGAGCACCGGGACGCCGATGATCCGGTGATCAGCGTGGACAGCAAGAAGAAGGAGCTGATCGGCGACTACAAGAACGCCGGGCAGGAATGGCGGCCCGCAGCACTGCCCGTGAAGGTCAAGACGCACGACTTCCCCGGCCAGGCCGAGAAGGCGATCCCGTACGGAATCTACGACATGGCCGCGAACGCAGGCTGGGTCAGCATCGGAAACGATCACGACACCGCGGCGTTCGCCGTCGCCTCGATCCGGAACTGGTGGCAGGCCCGCGGCCGGCACGACTACCCCCGTGCCCGCCGACTGCTCATCACCGCCGACGGAGGAGGCTCCAATGGCTACCGCACCCGCGGCTGGAAGACCCAGCTCGCCGACCTCGCTGCCGAGAGCGGCCTTGAGGTCACGGTGTGCCACCTACCGCCAGGCACCTCAAAGTGGAACAAGATCGAGCACCGGCTGTTCTCCCACATCACCATGAACTGGCGCGGCAGACCCCTGACCAGCCACGAAGTCATGCTCCAGACGATCGCCGCGACCACCAGCCGCACCGGCCTCACCGTCCATGCCGAACTCGACCACGGCGAGTACCCCACCGGCATCCGCATCAGCGACGACGAGATCGCCGCCCTGCCCATTACTCGCCATCGCTTCCACGGCGACTGGAACTACACCCTCCACCCCCAGCGTCCGGTGGACGCCGCGACCACCGGCAGCACTCCAGGCAATGCCCTGCCAGACAGACCGACGTGCCTCTCCCGGCGTGCGCTCCAGGACCCGGAACTGACCGGGATGACCCGTCAGAACCTCAGCGAACTCATCGACGCATTGACGCCAGCGATGGAGATTCAACGCGAGCAAGTGCTCCGCACACGTCGAGGCCACGAGCGCCTGGTGGCCCCCGGCGCGGGCGCCAAGGCCAAGCTCACCAAAGCCGATAAGGTCCTGGTCACCGTGCTCCACCTGCGGAAGATCGCGACCATGGACCTCCTGGGTCAGCTTTTCAACACCACCGCCATGACGGTCAGCCGTGCTGCGAAAGACGTCCGCCCGCTCCTGGCCGCCCAAGGCGTTCGAGTCCCCGCCTCAACAGCCCGCTTCCGCACACCAGATGACATCGCCCGGTTCCTTGACCCCAGCAGCGTCAAGATCAAATCAACGTGTTGA